The Ignatzschineria rhizosphaerae genome contains a region encoding:
- a CDS encoding type I secretion system permease/ATPase, with translation MESSDKKNKALDYTAWIEAIITVAKHYRLEVSKENISLTSHWLKDDPISDVLRGMARQAGLTVGVIKLTEKDLSVWRLPLVVQFHEGQIAVVDTISEDGNIGITYSGDTGVKSRISKEELLANTNVAVVLRPSHTVPDSRIDDYIKPHDHDWFKKIVLRDWKPYAHIFVASFIVNVLALSGILFTRQVYDRVIPAESYPTLYVLFSGVMIAIIFGFIMRKLRTRITDLLGKRADLRISDRVFGHALRIKNAFRPRSTGTFISQIRELDSVREMLTSTTVTAFADIPFFLLFCVVFWYLAGALVLIPIIAVILMVVPGLLVQKKLRKFANEAMRESSLRNAMLVEAIQGNEDIKGLQAEQRFQHQWNNYNAVSADVNLRLRSLISYLNSWTQSIQTAAFVVIVLFGAPMVMEGDLTTGSLIAASILGGRMIGPMAGLTQVLSRWQQAKVALNGINQLMELPVDNPDGEKRVHKSVILGHYKIQGATFAYGEENPLPALQVKKLKIQPGEKIAILGRNGAGKSTLLQVLSGMLEPRSGVVTLDNVSLGHIDPADVRRDIGLMSQNSGLFHGTIRENLLLGAPMATDDELLRALNMTGAAEFIRKIPTGLDYVIAEGGRGLSGGQKQSLLLSRTFLRNPYIVLLDEPTASLDDVTEKHLLQELSTWMKGKTMIVATHKMSIVNMVDRIIVIDNGQIVLDDPKDIALAKLSGNVRK, from the coding sequence ATGGAATCATCTGACAAGAAGAACAAAGCCTTAGATTATACGGCTTGGATAGAAGCAATTATCACTGTTGCTAAGCATTATCGCTTAGAAGTTTCAAAAGAGAATATCTCTTTAACAAGCCACTGGTTAAAAGATGACCCTATTAGTGATGTTTTGCGTGGTATGGCAAGACAAGCAGGGTTAACGGTTGGTGTGATAAAGCTGACGGAAAAGGATCTATCAGTATGGCGTTTGCCTTTGGTCGTTCAATTTCATGAGGGGCAAATTGCAGTTGTTGATACTATTAGTGAAGATGGAAATATTGGTATTACCTATAGTGGTGATACAGGCGTTAAAAGTCGTATTTCGAAGGAAGAGCTTTTAGCGAATACTAATGTTGCTGTTGTTTTAAGACCTTCGCATACAGTTCCTGACTCACGAATTGATGATTATATTAAACCGCATGATCATGATTGGTTTAAAAAAATCGTGCTTCGTGATTGGAAACCTTATGCGCATATTTTTGTTGCGTCATTTATTGTGAATGTCCTTGCGTTATCAGGGATTTTATTTACAAGGCAAGTCTACGACAGGGTGATTCCTGCCGAATCGTATCCGACTCTTTATGTCTTATTTAGCGGAGTGATGATTGCTATTATTTTTGGCTTTATCATGCGAAAATTAAGAACTAGGATTACGGATTTATTAGGAAAGAGAGCCGACTTAAGAATTTCAGATCGGGTATTTGGTCATGCTTTGCGTATTAAAAATGCGTTTAGGCCTCGCTCAACAGGGACCTTTATCTCTCAAATTAGAGAGCTCGATAGTGTTCGGGAGATGTTGACTTCAACGACTGTAACAGCCTTTGCAGATATCCCATTTTTTTTACTATTTTGTGTGGTTTTTTGGTATCTTGCCGGAGCATTAGTCTTAATCCCTATTATTGCTGTGATTTTAATGGTGGTTCCGGGATTATTGGTACAAAAGAAATTACGAAAGTTTGCCAATGAAGCAATGCGTGAGAGCTCGCTTCGTAATGCTATGTTAGTAGAGGCTATTCAGGGCAATGAGGATATTAAAGGCTTGCAAGCTGAGCAAAGGTTCCAACATCAATGGAATAATTATAATGCTGTCTCAGCAGATGTTAATCTTCGATTACGTTCATTAATCAGTTACCTTAATAGTTGGACGCAGAGTATCCAAACAGCGGCTTTTGTAGTGATTGTACTTTTTGGCGCACCGATGGTGATGGAAGGGGATCTGACTACGGGATCTTTGATTGCAGCCTCTATTTTAGGGGGACGAATGATCGGTCCTATGGCAGGTTTAACACAAGTATTAAGTCGCTGGCAGCAAGCAAAAGTTGCTTTAAATGGAATTAATCAGTTAATGGAGCTTCCAGTTGATAATCCTGATGGTGAGAAACGTGTTCATAAGTCTGTGATTTTGGGTCATTATAAAATTCAAGGCGCAACTTTTGCTTATGGTGAAGAGAATCCCCTTCCTGCATTACAAGTGAAGAAGTTAAAAATTCAGCCCGGAGAAAAAATTGCAATTTTAGGACGTAATGGTGCCGGTAAATCAACTCTGCTTCAAGTGCTATCAGGGATGTTGGAGCCTCGTAGTGGGGTTGTAACCCTTGATAATGTAAGCTTGGGGCACATTGACCCTGCAGATGTACGACGAGATATTGGTTTAATGAGTCAAAATTCTGGGCTGTTTCATGGAACTATTCGAGAGAACCTATTGCTAGGGGCACCAATGGCTACGGATGATGAGTTATTGAGAGCCCTTAATATGACAGGAGCCGCTGAATTTATTCGTAAAATACCAACAGGATTAGATTATGTGATTGCAGAAGGCGGGCGAGGATTGTCCGGTGGACAAAAACAATCCTTATTGCTATCGAGAACTTTTTTACGAAACCCTTATATTGTCTTGCTAGATGAACCAACAGCATCCTTAGATGATGTAACAGAAAAGCATCTTTTACAGGAACTTTCTACTTGGATGAAGGGTAAAACAATGATTGTGGCGACCCATAAGATGAGTATTGTGAATATGGTTGATCGTATTATCGTGATTGATAATGGGCAGATTGTTTTAGATGATCCGAAAGATATCGCCTTGGCAAAGCTTTCTGGCAATGTAAGAAAATAA
- a CDS encoding HlyD family efflux transporter periplasmic adaptor subunit — MRKGNKDDHLLLINYEEDKHRYNDQVDETEIVKSTRIIWYFLLLIVILLIWSYFASIVEVSKGTGKVVPTSREQVIQSLEGGILSELYVREGDIVEKGQVLAQLDLTKTEATVEESAARYRALLANIARLEAEVNQTALVFPEELSVYLGLIKAETRLYETRQQALEESVSGLQEALDLVEEELVLTQMLAKQGAASNVDVLKLQRQVSDLKLRITDKRSEYMVRSREELGKSQAEAASLESVVRGRADSLSRLTLKSPVRGIVKDVSVTTQGGVLPPSGELMQIVPLEDQLLIEARITPRDIAYIHPGQEAKVKITAYDYSIFGGLEGVVTVISPDTIQDEVKPEVFYYRVFIRTDTDSLIDKNGQSFSIVPGMIATVDIKTGEKTVFDYLMKPFGRIKDALHER; from the coding sequence ATGCGTAAAGGAAACAAAGATGATCACCTTCTGCTGATTAATTATGAGGAAGATAAGCATCGTTATAATGATCAAGTGGATGAGACAGAAATAGTAAAATCTACTCGTATCATTTGGTACTTCTTACTATTGATTGTTATTTTATTGATTTGGTCTTATTTTGCTTCAATTGTAGAAGTATCAAAGGGTACAGGAAAAGTGGTTCCTACTTCAAGAGAGCAGGTGATTCAATCTTTAGAAGGTGGGATTCTTTCTGAATTATATGTGCGTGAGGGCGATATAGTCGAAAAAGGTCAGGTATTAGCTCAACTTGATTTAACAAAAACAGAAGCCACAGTAGAAGAGAGTGCCGCTCGTTATAGAGCATTACTTGCTAACATTGCGCGCCTAGAAGCTGAAGTGAATCAGACAGCGCTAGTCTTTCCTGAAGAATTATCTGTTTATTTAGGATTAATAAAAGCAGAAACAAGACTTTATGAAACACGACAACAAGCTTTAGAAGAATCTGTATCGGGCTTACAAGAAGCCTTAGATTTAGTAGAAGAAGAGTTAGTTTTAACACAGATGCTAGCAAAACAAGGGGCAGCGAGTAATGTTGATGTCTTAAAACTTCAGCGCCAAGTATCTGACTTAAAGTTAAGAATTACCGATAAGCGTTCAGAATATATGGTGCGTTCACGTGAAGAGCTTGGGAAGTCTCAGGCAGAAGCTGCCTCTTTAGAATCCGTGGTAAGGGGAAGAGCGGATTCACTATCACGTTTAACTCTTAAATCGCCTGTTCGAGGTATTGTGAAAGATGTTTCTGTCACAACCCAAGGTGGTGTTCTTCCACCTAGTGGCGAGTTAATGCAGATTGTTCCACTTGAGGATCAGCTATTAATTGAGGCGAGAATTACGCCGAGAGATATTGCGTATATTCACCCAGGGCAAGAAGCAAAGGTCAAAATTACTGCTTATGATTACTCTATATTTGGCGGACTTGAAGGTGTTGTGACGGTTATATCACCGGATACTATTCAAGATGAGGTGAAGCCTGAGGTTTTTTATTATCGGGTATTTATTCGAACAGATACGGATTCTCTGATTGATAAGAATGGGCAGAGTTTCTCAATTGTGCCGGGAATGATTGCAACTGTGGATATTAAAACAGGTGAAAAAACTGTATTTGATTATTTAATGAAGCCTTTTGGTCGCATCAAAGATGCTTTGCATGAACGATAA
- a CDS encoding UDP-N-acetylmuramoyl-tripeptide--D-alanyl-D-alanine ligase, with translation MSFNLLLQNAKEKLTGILGNDPLPQFSNAYPAYILFFVVSDSVNRAHIEIATDNNFEDCWNKGVIALKKWRVKNWHKPTSLRVELVNKIEPLRWEELKLKLSRAKRNYFRFGLSFSPNFKTAVLEHELYANAVLYKTDVSVATPNEINLKNFSKRRFRKELQWPTNDNELVYRFKTVAVFTDGNETYEIESNGKNSGYRKLDQWNVDTVTDLIETSSAYLAKQVKSNGFYHYGWFPCFDRPIPTYNALRHASSTYALLEGWEVTQKEDQKQAIDRALHYLTNELIKVVELPDGSSAAFLVDIGDEIKLGGNAVSILAYAKYTEITGDQKYLEVMELLALGILFMQNPETGEYVHILNYPDLSVKSDNRTIYYDGEAAFGLMRLYGITKDIRWIKSVEKAFDYFIENKHWQAHDHWQSYCVNELTLYNPDPKYYQFGLDNIRDHLDFVLKRITTYPTLLELMMAAQKMIVRIQNDSKISHLLNDFDVEKFYQALEYRARYLLNGFFYPEVAMFFKNPQRILGGFFIRHHAFRVRIDDVEHYLSGYVAYRKYLVAHDDYLFLESNNQPLLTADNIAREVSGRWVKRPDLHWKATGISIYSLMFEPGHILVARGADNRGFMTESLIKMLSGQGASAIICENAEPFMELNIPILEVKNSRRAVLSLGMASRKLFKGNVIGVTGSAGKTTTVHMLSHALKIFGGTGHTQRSANLPIGVAWNQINMPHSAKNWVVEMAIGQMPLNSKLATPNVAVITNIGPAHLEYHFDTETIARKKSCIMDEMDPNGTLVLFGGIKHRECFIQKAEEKLLSVITYGENDDDDIQLLTYTDNMIRFRLLDEVVQLAVILPNKYIIYNVLGVFATVYALGLDWTRLLDAFKSFQLPEGRGQSLKVDQIEKTFYMYDDTYNANPLSMVSAISSLSNIKNPKHRFLILGDMKELGKEEVGYHIDLKGGILAANVAKIILCGDLMRHLWDEIEKDPDFAHIRKGWYPSVADILTNIDMWIEDEDHIVLKASNSMGFKKIIDYFMENK, from the coding sequence ATGTCTTTTAATCTGCTTTTACAAAATGCTAAAGAGAAACTGACTGGAATATTAGGTAATGATCCTCTTCCTCAGTTTTCTAATGCATATCCTGCTTATATATTATTTTTTGTTGTTTCAGACAGTGTTAATCGAGCCCATATTGAGATTGCAACAGATAATAATTTTGAAGATTGTTGGAATAAGGGGGTAATAGCATTAAAAAAATGGAGGGTAAAAAATTGGCATAAGCCCACTTCGTTAAGGGTAGAGCTAGTTAATAAGATAGAGCCATTACGATGGGAAGAATTAAAACTGAAATTAAGTAGAGCAAAACGTAATTATTTTAGATTTGGATTGTCTTTTTCTCCTAATTTTAAAACTGCGGTATTAGAACATGAATTGTATGCTAATGCAGTGCTATATAAAACAGATGTTAGTGTTGCAACTCCCAATGAAATCAACTTGAAAAATTTTAGTAAACGTAGATTTCGAAAGGAACTGCAATGGCCGACTAATGATAATGAGTTAGTTTACCGCTTTAAAACGGTAGCTGTTTTTACAGATGGTAATGAAACTTATGAGATAGAATCTAATGGTAAAAATAGTGGTTACCGAAAGTTAGATCAATGGAATGTAGATACAGTTACAGATCTTATAGAAACAAGCAGTGCTTATTTAGCAAAACAGGTGAAATCAAATGGATTTTATCATTACGGATGGTTTCCTTGTTTTGATCGCCCAATTCCCACCTATAATGCTCTTCGTCACGCAAGCTCAACTTATGCTTTACTTGAAGGGTGGGAAGTAACGCAAAAAGAAGATCAGAAACAAGCAATTGATCGGGCTCTTCATTATCTGACGAATGAATTAATTAAAGTTGTTGAATTGCCCGATGGTTCATCAGCTGCTTTTTTGGTCGATATTGGGGATGAAATTAAGCTTGGTGGAAATGCTGTATCGATTTTAGCTTATGCTAAATATACTGAAATTACCGGTGATCAGAAGTATTTAGAGGTGATGGAGTTGCTTGCGCTCGGGATCCTTTTTATGCAAAATCCTGAAACAGGCGAGTATGTTCATATTTTAAATTATCCTGATTTAAGTGTGAAATCTGATAATCGTACTATTTATTATGATGGAGAGGCTGCATTTGGTTTAATGCGACTATACGGTATAACAAAAGATATTCGTTGGATTAAATCTGTTGAAAAAGCGTTTGATTATTTTATTGAAAATAAACATTGGCAAGCACATGATCATTGGCAGAGTTATTGTGTTAATGAATTGACGCTTTATAATCCCGATCCAAAGTATTATCAGTTTGGACTTGATAATATTCGAGATCATTTAGATTTCGTTCTGAAAAGAATTACAACGTATCCGACTCTTTTAGAGCTAATGATGGCCGCACAGAAGATGATTGTGCGTATACAGAATGATTCGAAAATTTCTCATTTGTTAAATGATTTTGATGTTGAAAAATTTTATCAGGCTTTAGAGTATCGTGCTCGTTATCTTTTAAATGGTTTCTTTTATCCTGAAGTAGCAATGTTTTTTAAAAATCCTCAAAGAATATTGGGAGGATTTTTTATTAGACATCACGCTTTTAGAGTTAGAATAGATGATGTTGAACATTATTTATCGGGCTATGTTGCTTATAGAAAATACCTTGTAGCTCATGATGATTATTTATTTCTAGAATCTAATAATCAACCATTACTTACAGCTGATAATATTGCAAGAGAAGTTTCTGGTAGATGGGTGAAAAGACCAGACTTACATTGGAAAGCAACAGGAATAAGTATTTATTCGTTGATGTTTGAGCCTGGACATATTTTAGTCGCAAGAGGTGCGGATAATCGCGGATTTATGACTGAGTCCCTGATTAAAATGCTTTCAGGTCAAGGGGCTTCAGCAATTATTTGTGAAAATGCAGAGCCTTTTATGGAGCTTAATATTCCTATTTTAGAAGTGAAAAATAGTCGTCGTGCAGTTTTAAGCTTAGGGATGGCTTCTAGAAAGTTGTTTAAGGGAAATGTGATTGGTGTAACAGGAAGTGCTGGAAAAACAACAACGGTACATATGTTAAGCCATGCGTTAAAAATTTTTGGTGGTACAGGCCATACTCAACGTAGTGCGAACTTGCCAATAGGTGTTGCTTGGAATCAGATTAATATGCCTCATAGTGCAAAAAACTGGGTTGTAGAAATGGCAATTGGGCAGATGCCATTAAATTCTAAATTAGCAACGCCAAATGTTGCAGTGATTACAAATATAGGGCCGGCTCATTTAGAATATCATTTTGATACAGAGACTATTGCACGTAAAAAGTCTTGTATTATGGATGAAATGGATCCTAATGGGACGTTAGTATTGTTTGGGGGTATAAAGCATCGAGAATGTTTTATACAAAAAGCTGAGGAAAAATTACTATCGGTAATAACGTATGGTGAAAATGATGATGATGATATTCAACTATTAACTTATACGGATAATATGATTCGATTTAGGCTTTTAGATGAGGTTGTTCAGTTAGCAGTAATATTGCCTAATAAGTATATAATTTATAATGTTTTAGGGGTATTCGCGACAGTATATGCCTTAGGGTTAGATTGGACTCGTCTTTTAGATGCTTTTAAATCCTTCCAACTACCGGAAGGTAGAGGGCAATCACTTAAAGTTGATCAAATAGAAAAAACTTTTTATATGTATGATGATACTTACAATGCTAATCCACTTTCAATGGTATCAGCTATTTCATCTTTATCGAATATTAAAAATCCAAAACACCGATTTTTAATATTAGGAGATATGAAGGAGTTAGGAAAGGAAGAAGTTGGTTATCATATTGATTTAAAGGGGGGGATCTTAGCGGCTAACGTAGCAAAGATAATTTTATGTGGTGATTTGATGCGACATTTATGGGATGAGATAGAAAAGGATCCTGATTTTGCACATATTAGAAAGGGGTGGTATCCATCGGTTGCCGATATTTTGACGAATATAGATATGTGGATTGAGGATGAAGATCATATTGTATTAAAGGCTTCTAATTCTATGGGGTTTAAAAAAATTATTGATTATTTTATGGAAAATAAATGA